One window of the Sandaracinaceae bacterium genome contains the following:
- a CDS encoding radical SAM protein, which produces MTTQGEASWRAAARRVARVVRPALKTTLRLAAELERRSAEPAPTAVERTNQVGPPSAETRRTRRGLPMAPSGPESRPRGLRDRLRITLLNPPRYRGITVFRMFRSEYLFVQGNHIPPMDLGYFAAAARDRADVAMIDANAEDLTADETHRRIEAQRPDVIVVKGIIDILEHELEVAARYKAAHPHVRIVLACRGAVHAEAQIFEELPYLDAIACGEIDAFAEEIADGVELGEIAGMSVPGQVAGFIRVVEDLDRHPLPDLDVMPPLWGKQYTLPYYGVRSGYFVTSSRGCPYSCTFCMVGGVDERPFRFRRRDPRNVLEEIRLLGRRFGCRDFFVFDEIFTNAHGHRVSEAIVEAGLDLHWLCEGKPDLVTRPMLRSMRDAGCKTIYYGVESGDDAVLAQVQKGHTVADARRAFELTREAGLQSAAYVMFGFPKDSLRTYLRLVRFLLEARPDFVRYGFLAPYPITVLHRQMRDAGLIDFDRTKIDRRISPMHDAGVGLRTHHLGPSALRALDLLFKATFGDQLMAAPAPSR; this is translated from the coding sequence GTGACCACGCAGGGCGAGGCGAGCTGGCGAGCGGCGGCGCGGCGGGTGGCGCGCGTGGTGCGGCCGGCGCTGAAGACCACACTCCGGCTGGCCGCCGAGCTGGAGCGACGGAGCGCGGAGCCTGCCCCCACCGCCGTCGAGCGGACCAACCAGGTCGGCCCGCCGAGCGCGGAGACCCGACGCACGCGGCGCGGCCTCCCCATGGCGCCTTCGGGGCCCGAGTCCCGTCCGCGCGGGCTGCGCGATCGCCTGCGGATCACCCTGCTCAACCCGCCCCGGTACCGGGGCATCACGGTCTTCCGGATGTTCCGCAGCGAGTATCTCTTCGTGCAGGGGAACCACATCCCGCCGATGGATCTCGGGTACTTCGCGGCGGCGGCGCGCGACCGGGCGGACGTGGCGATGATCGACGCGAACGCGGAGGACCTGACGGCCGACGAGACGCACCGTCGGATCGAGGCCCAGCGCCCGGACGTCATCGTCGTCAAGGGCATCATCGACATCCTCGAGCACGAGCTCGAGGTCGCCGCACGCTACAAGGCCGCACACCCGCACGTCCGCATCGTCCTGGCGTGCCGCGGCGCGGTCCACGCGGAGGCGCAGATCTTCGAGGAGCTCCCGTACCTCGACGCCATCGCGTGCGGCGAGATCGACGCCTTCGCGGAGGAGATCGCGGACGGCGTGGAGCTGGGCGAGATCGCGGGCATGTCGGTCCCGGGCCAGGTGGCGGGGTTCATCCGCGTGGTCGAGGATCTCGACCGGCACCCACTCCCCGACCTCGACGTGATGCCGCCGCTGTGGGGGAAGCAGTACACGCTGCCCTACTACGGCGTGCGCAGCGGCTACTTCGTGACCTCGAGCCGCGGCTGCCCCTACTCCTGCACGTTCTGCATGGTGGGTGGCGTCGACGAGCGCCCGTTCCGGTTCCGCAGGCGCGATCCGCGCAACGTCCTCGAAGAGATCCGTCTCCTGGGTCGCCGGTTCGGCTGCAGGGACTTCTTCGTCTTCGACGAGATCTTCACCAACGCGCACGGGCATCGCGTCTCCGAGGCGATCGTCGAGGCGGGTCTCGACCTCCACTGGCTCTGCGAAGGGAAGCCCGACCTCGTGACCCGACCGATGCTGCGGTCGATGCGCGACGCCGGATGCAAGACGATCTACTACGGGGTCGAGAGCGGCGACGACGCCGTGCTCGCCCAGGTGCAGAAGGGGCACACCGTGGCGGACGCGCGGCGCGCCTTCGAGCTGACGCGTGAAGCCGGGCTCCAGAGCGCCGCCTACGTGATGTTCGGGTTTCCGAAAGATTCCTTGCGCACCTACCTTCGTCTCGTGCGCTTCCTGCTGGAGGCTCGACCCGACTTCGTGCGCTACGGCTTCCTCGCGCCGTATCCGATCACGGTGCTGCACCGACAGATGCGTGACGCGGGCCTGATCGACTTCGACCGCACCAAGATCGACCGACGCATCTCCCCCATGCACGACGCGGGCGTGGGCCTCCGGACGCACCACCTCGGCCCGAGCGCGCTGAGGGCGCTCGACCTGCTCTTCAAGGCCACCTTCGGCGACCAGCTGATGGCGGCGCCCGCGCCCTCGCGCTGA